The segment TATAATAAATTCCAGTAAATTTGACCAGGTAAAAACAATTGGCAAAACAAATAATCCTCCACCGAATATAATTTTAATCAAGTCATTTTTTTCAAATAAATCATGGTGATGTTCTTCTATCTTTACTTTTATTTCTTTTTCCCTGACAATCACTCCCGGCTCTATCTTATCTACCACTTTTTGAAGTTTATCTAACATTTCTTTGTTATACTCTATAGTGTCTTCTAACTCTAATTTTAAAACTTTATTGACAAAGTTAATTTGAGAATAAACTATTCCATCTATCTCCTTAATACTATCTTCTATTTTAACAGCGCAGTTAGCACAATTTAAACCATCTAATTGAAACTCTATTTTTTTTGCCACTTTTTCCTCCGCCTCCTAAAGGTCTCTACTTTTCCAATATATGTTCTAACCCCTGTTTAAGCACCTTATCGATATGATCATCATCTAAGGAATAATAAACAACTTTTCCTTCTTTCCTTGTTTTTACCACCCTTCCTAGCCGGAGTACCTTTAATTGATGGGAAATTGCCGATTGGGACATTTGGAGCAAAGCAGAAATATCACAAACACACATTTCTTCCTTTGACAAAGCATAAAGGATTTTTAACCTGGTAGGGTCAGCAAATAATTTAAAAAAATCCCCTAAATCTAAAAACCTATCTTCTTCTAACATTTCATCCCTTACTTTTTCGACTATATCCTCATGGATAATATTGCTGCTACATCTCAAATCTTCCATTTCAATCACCACCTATTGTTAATTTTATATATGAACAACTGTTCAAATGTTTATCTAAAAAAAATATATATTAAAATAAAATCTTTGTCAACAATTTAAACTTTTTTAATACCTTATCCAGTCTATTA is part of the Anaerobranca californiensis DSM 14826 genome and harbors:
- a CDS encoding ArsR/SmtB family transcription factor, with product MEDLRCSSNIIHEDIVEKVRDEMLEEDRFLDLGDFFKLFADPTRLKILYALSKEEMCVCDISALLQMSQSAISHQLKVLRLGRVVKTRKEGKVVYYSLDDDHIDKVLKQGLEHILEK